The following coding sequences are from one Candidatus Methylomirabilota bacterium window:
- the tilS gene encoding tRNA lysidine(34) synthetase TilS encodes MVAPLDPEPGPAPREETHLVDAVRDAVVRHRLLAPGDRVLVAVSGGPDSIALLDVLTRLRALYGLELAVCHVHHGLRPDADRDAEFVRNLATRFGCPVTVEQVAVRHRAGRSPESAARTARYAALERAGRAWGATRIALGHTADDQAETVLMRVLQGAGPRGLGGIPIRRGRLIRPLLELERAVVLAHLEARTLPWVEDPTNQDPKMLRNRIRHEILPLLAAHGWPRIKDALRRTARTSRETVEALESLLAPRIAGLARPVPGGLAVDLAAMAGLPPGAVKTLLRRVILDVGGGAPGAERLSGLRAHHLEALHGLLGAAVGARVRLPGGCVVERVRDGLWVTAPAGRALGRVELRVPGETSVPGRGLRLVAEAGPIGEGRLLDPASEVWFDAMALPPRPPTILAVRAARPGDRLVPFGEAHPVRVATLLARAGTPRPARTGWPLLVAPLGEGGAAGDVVLWVIGVRRAAAAPVTDDTTVVLRVRAVRDPQPVPMEDAP; translated from the coding sequence GTGGTCGCGCCGCTCGATCCGGAGCCCGGCCCGGCACCCAGGGAAGAGACGCATCTGGTCGATGCCGTGCGGGACGCGGTCGTCCGACACCGCCTCCTCGCCCCGGGCGATCGCGTTCTCGTAGCCGTCTCGGGCGGCCCCGATTCGATCGCGCTGCTGGACGTCCTCACGCGGCTGCGCGCCCTCTACGGCCTCGAGCTCGCCGTGTGCCACGTCCACCACGGCCTCCGCCCGGACGCCGATCGCGATGCCGAGTTCGTCCGGAACCTGGCCACCCGTTTCGGGTGCCCGGTCACGGTCGAGCAGGTGGCGGTGCGCCACCGCGCGGGCCGCTCGCCCGAGTCGGCGGCCCGGACGGCGCGCTACGCCGCCCTCGAGCGGGCGGGGCGCGCGTGGGGCGCGACGCGCATCGCCCTCGGTCACACGGCGGACGACCAGGCGGAGACGGTCCTGATGCGCGTCCTTCAGGGCGCTGGCCCGCGCGGTCTCGGCGGGATTCCGATCCGTCGCGGCCGGCTGATCCGGCCGCTCCTCGAGTTGGAGCGAGCCGTCGTGCTCGCGCACCTCGAAGCCCGCACCCTCCCGTGGGTCGAGGACCCGACCAACCAGGATCCGAAGATGCTCCGTAACCGCATCCGGCACGAGATTCTCCCGCTGCTCGCGGCCCACGGCTGGCCCCGGATCAAGGACGCGCTCCGGCGGACCGCCCGGACCTCTCGGGAGACCGTCGAGGCGCTGGAAAGCCTGCTCGCCCCCCGGATCGCCGGGCTGGCGCGGCCGGTCCCCGGCGGCCTCGCCGTCGACCTCGCGGCGATGGCAGGGCTGCCACCCGGTGCCGTCAAGACACTGTTGCGGCGCGTGATCCTCGACGTCGGGGGCGGCGCCCCGGGAGCGGAGCGCCTGTCGGGACTCCGGGCTCATCACCTCGAGGCGCTCCACGGGCTCCTCGGAGCGGCGGTCGGGGCGCGGGTCCGTTTACCGGGCGGTTGCGTGGTCGAGCGCGTTCGCGATGGGCTCTGGGTGACCGCCCCGGCCGGGCGGGCCCTCGGCCGGGTCGAGCTCCGCGTCCCCGGGGAGACATCGGTCCCAGGCCGCGGGCTGCGCCTCGTGGCAGAGGCCGGCCCGATCGGCGAGGGCCGCCTCCTCGATCCGGCCTCGGAGGTCTGGTTCGATGCGATGGCCCTGCCCCCCCGGCCCCCGACCATCCTCGCGGTCCGAGCGGCTCGCCCCGGCGACCGCCTGGTTCCCTTCGGCGAGGCGCACCCGGTCCGGGTGGCGACCCTGCTGGCGCGGGCAGGGACGCCGCGCCCGGCGCGCACCGGCTGGCCGCTCCTGGTCGCCCCCCTCGGCGAGGGAGGCGCGGCAGGCGACGTGGTCTTGTGGGTGATCGGGGTCCGCCGCGCGGCGGCGGCCCCCGTGACGGACGACACGACGGTGGTGCTGCGGGTCCGCGCGGTCCGGGACCCGCAGCCCGTTCCGATGGAGGACGCCCCGTGA
- a CDS encoding DegQ family serine endoprotease has translation MSRLSSMRTLLVLGALLVTGVPAAAQAPAPAPALDPKMILESLERAFVSVAERVMPAVVHIDATPKDSPRERGPERTPRDPRERLTPPERREFERRFREFFGEDFERFLRPRPPERRESRNQGSGVIVDKAGIILTNNHLVEDAGEIEVRLSDRRRLKAKVLGRDPKTDLAVLKIEGDGDFPTAELGDSDRLRIGQWAIAVGNPFGLDRTVTVGIISATGRQGVGVATYESFIQTDAAINPGNSGGPLVNLDGKVVGINTAIVSVGQGIGFAIPINMARRVVPQLLATGRVTRGWLGIRIQSLTQDLAPAFGAKEGEGVLVADVMPGSPAEAGGLKSGDVIVEFEGQKMLEIPDLQRIVADTEPGKTARLTVLRDGKPETVSVKIGEMPGDEPVVASRGTERWGLSVQPITPELARQFKLSGSGGVLVAEVQDGSPAERAGVRTGDAILEVNRQRVRDPQSFEQALSKAEQDVLLFIQREGRSQFVVMKSER, from the coding sequence GTGAGCCGACTTTCATCGATGCGAACGCTCCTCGTCCTGGGCGCGTTGCTGGTCACGGGCGTCCCGGCCGCCGCACAGGCCCCGGCGCCGGCTCCGGCCCTCGACCCGAAGATGATCCTCGAGAGCCTCGAGCGGGCCTTCGTGTCCGTCGCCGAGCGCGTGATGCCGGCCGTCGTGCACATCGATGCCACCCCCAAGGATTCGCCGCGAGAGCGCGGGCCGGAGCGCACGCCGCGGGATCCGCGCGAGCGGCTGACGCCGCCCGAGCGCCGGGAGTTCGAGCGGCGCTTCCGCGAGTTCTTCGGCGAGGACTTCGAGCGCTTCTTGCGGCCGCGGCCACCCGAGCGGCGGGAGAGCCGAAACCAGGGCTCGGGCGTGATCGTCGACAAGGCGGGCATCATCCTGACCAACAACCACCTGGTCGAAGACGCCGGCGAGATCGAGGTCCGTCTCTCCGACCGGCGGCGTCTCAAGGCCAAGGTGTTGGGCCGCGACCCCAAGACCGACCTGGCCGTGCTGAAGATCGAAGGCGACGGCGACTTCCCGACGGCCGAGCTCGGCGACTCGGACCGGCTCCGGATCGGGCAGTGGGCGATCGCGGTCGGCAACCCGTTCGGCCTCGACCGCACGGTGACCGTGGGCATCATCTCCGCCACCGGCCGGCAGGGGGTCGGCGTGGCGACGTACGAGAGCTTCATCCAGACCGACGCCGCCATCAATCCCGGCAACTCCGGCGGCCCCCTCGTGAACCTCGACGGCAAGGTCGTCGGGATCAACACCGCGATCGTGTCGGTGGGACAGGGGATCGGGTTCGCGATCCCGATCAACATGGCGCGCCGGGTGGTGCCCCAGCTCCTGGCGACGGGCCGCGTGACCCGCGGCTGGCTCGGCATCCGCATCCAATCCCTCACCCAGGACCTGGCCCCGGCCTTCGGCGCCAAGGAAGGAGAGGGCGTGCTGGTGGCGGACGTGATGCCGGGGAGTCCGGCCGAGGCGGGGGGGCTCAAGAGCGGCGACGTGATCGTCGAGTTCGAGGGGCAGAAGATGCTCGAGATCCCGGATCTCCAGCGCATCGTCGCCGACACGGAGCCGGGCAAGACCGCCCGGCTGACCGTGCTCCGCGACGGGAAGCCGGAGACGGTGTCCGTCAAGATCGGCGAGATGCCGGGCGACGAGCCGGTCGTGGCCTCGCGCGGCACCGAGCGCTGGGGCCTGTCCGTCCAGCCGATCACGCCGGAGCTGGCCCGACAGTTCAAGCTCTCGGGCTCGGGAGGCGTCCTCGTCGCCGAGGTGCAGGATGGAAGCCCGGCCGAGCGCGCAGGCGTCCGCACCGGCGACGCCATCCTCGAGGTCAACCGGCAGCGCGTGCGCGATCCACAGTCCTTCGAGCAAGCGCTCTCGAAGGCCGAGCAGGACGTGCTCCTCTTCATCCAGCGAGAGGGACGCTCACAGTTTGTGGTGATGAAGTCCGAGCGCTGA
- a CDS encoding molybdenum cofactor biosynthesis protein MoaE → MYRVTTEPLSADVLADAVTVPEAGGVVVFLGVVRNINAGRSVVALEYEAHVPMAEAKLKEIGEAVYRRWPGVKQVAMAHRIGRLRVGEASVVLAVSAAHRHDAFEACHFAIDRLKETVPIWKKEIFEDGAVWVGLQGESPPAPAAG, encoded by the coding sequence GTGTACCGCGTCACCACTGAGCCGCTCTCCGCCGACGTCCTGGCCGACGCCGTCACCGTGCCCGAGGCCGGGGGCGTCGTGGTGTTCCTCGGCGTCGTGCGGAACATCAACGCCGGCCGCTCGGTCGTGGCCCTCGAGTACGAGGCGCACGTCCCCATGGCCGAGGCGAAGCTGAAGGAGATCGGCGAGGCGGTCTACCGTCGGTGGCCGGGGGTCAAGCAGGTCGCGATGGCCCACCGGATCGGCCGCCTCCGGGTCGGCGAGGCGAGCGTCGTCCTCGCGGTCTCGGCGGCGCACCGGCATGACGCCTTCGAAGCCTGTCACTTCGCCATCGACCGCCTGAAGGAGACCGTGCCGATCTGGAAGAAGGAGATCTTCGAGGACGGCGCGGTCTGGGTGGGGCTGCAGGGCGAGAGCCCGCCCGCCCCTGCGGCGGGGTAG